A genomic segment from Polyangiaceae bacterium encodes:
- a CDS encoding enoyl-CoA hydratase/isomerase family protein, translated as MTERQYGFIEVSGKNHGALWITLKNPVKKNAIGPAMVNELLWALEDASKDDSVRSIVFTGAGDAFCAGGDFTQMASSGPGSELPPKGDYADLLLAIANYPKPLVARVNGHAMGGGLGLVAACHFAVASRNAKLGTPEINVGLFPMMIMAVLARVVPQRRLIEMMLFGERMDADAAAAIGIVGKAVDADALDAEIERITQNIASKSPITVRLGLEAFAAQADLALADALPLLRGRLGAVLGTDDAREGLMAFLEKRPPKWTGK; from the coding sequence ATGACCGAGCGGCAATACGGATTCATCGAGGTCTCCGGGAAAAACCATGGGGCCTTGTGGATCACGCTGAAAAACCCGGTCAAGAAAAACGCAATTGGTCCCGCGATGGTCAACGAGCTGCTTTGGGCACTCGAAGATGCATCCAAGGACGATTCCGTTCGTTCGATCGTCTTCACGGGAGCTGGGGACGCATTTTGCGCCGGAGGGGACTTCACGCAAATGGCATCGTCCGGCCCCGGATCGGAATTGCCTCCCAAGGGCGATTATGCCGATCTCTTGCTCGCAATTGCGAATTATCCCAAACCGCTCGTGGCTCGCGTCAATGGCCATGCCATGGGCGGAGGCCTGGGGCTCGTGGCGGCATGTCATTTTGCCGTTGCGTCGCGAAATGCAAAATTGGGCACGCCGGAAATCAATGTCGGGCTCTTTCCGATGATGATCATGGCGGTGCTCGCGAGGGTCGTGCCGCAACGGCGCCTCATTGAAATGATGCTTTTCGGCGAACGAATGGACGCCGATGCTGCAGCCGCCATTGGGATCGTTGGCAAAGCCGTCGATGCCGACGCGCTCGATGCCGAAATCGAGCGCATTACGCAAAACATCGCGTCGAAGAGCCCCATCACCGTGCGCCTTGGCCTCGAAGCGTTTGCAGCGCAAGCCGATCTTGCGCTTGCCGATGCATTGCCGCTCCTTCGCGGACGTCTTGGCGCCGTGCTCGGCACGGACGATGCGCGCGAGGGCCTCATGGCATTCTTGGAAAAACGTCCACCGAAGTGGACTGGAAAATGA
- a CDS encoding 3-keto-5-aminohexanoate cleavage protein, protein MKEKLSHTFTGEPKSAEGRDPDVCVVTCAVTGVLANRRQNPGIPYTPAEIGEECKRAYDAGASVVHIHARNDDGSPTFSPAVFAKIKEEVRSRCPIILNFSTGTILEDVTEQCTYIRESKPEIAALNMGTMNYSKYSRARKNFDFDMIFPNTYEKIIKLLKAMNDAGVKPELECFDTGHTHGIWPLLDMGVLKKPLQFSFIVNVLGGIPAHVESLQLQTKIMPAGSEWEVIGISHGAWRMLATALVLGGNIRCGLEDHLYLPNGEMAKSNGELVDQAVRLVRGVGRRPATVEEARQILSLGAAQ, encoded by the coding sequence ATGAAAGAAAAACTATCGCATACGTTTACGGGTGAACCAAAATCGGCCGAGGGGCGTGATCCGGACGTTTGTGTCGTCACGTGTGCGGTGACCGGCGTTCTCGCCAATCGCCGTCAAAACCCAGGCATTCCGTACACGCCGGCTGAAATCGGCGAAGAATGCAAGCGCGCGTATGACGCGGGCGCGTCGGTCGTCCACATTCACGCGCGTAACGACGATGGCTCGCCCACGTTTTCCCCCGCAGTGTTTGCAAAAATCAAAGAAGAAGTCCGATCGCGCTGCCCGATTATTCTCAATTTCTCCACGGGCACGATCCTCGAAGACGTCACCGAGCAGTGCACGTACATTCGCGAGAGCAAGCCTGAAATCGCGGCGCTCAACATGGGCACCATGAATTATTCGAAGTATTCGCGCGCGCGGAAAAACTTCGATTTCGACATGATTTTTCCCAATACGTACGAAAAAATCATCAAGCTCCTCAAAGCGATGAACGACGCCGGCGTGAAGCCGGAGCTCGAATGTTTCGATACGGGGCACACGCACGGCATCTGGCCGCTGCTCGATATGGGCGTATTGAAAAAGCCCCTACAGTTTTCCTTCATCGTCAATGTGCTTGGAGGCATCCCGGCGCACGTCGAATCGCTCCAGCTTCAAACGAAAATCATGCCCGCCGGATCGGAATGGGAGGTCATTGGCATTAGCCACGGCGCATGGCGCATGCTCGCGACGGCGCTCGTGCTCGGCGGAAACATTCGCTGCGGCCTCGAGGACCATTTGTATTTGCCGAATGGCGAGATGGCCAAATCGAACGGCGAGCTCGTCGACCAGGCCGTACGTCTCGTGCGTGGCGTTGGTCGTCGTCCGGCGACCGTGGAAGAGGCGCGGCAAATTCTGTCGCTAGGGGCAGCGCAATGA
- a CDS encoding MarR family transcriptional regulator, whose translation MARNLSGWHLLNAGPASTLALDTARVFRKCFAHETSVGALSPDTKTEVDAIVETIIYLYTESRRLTKGMAAQFGLTGPQLTVIKLLEELGDLSLSSLSERIRAQNSTVTGIIDRMEREGLVRRERSTTDRRMVFIRLTDKGRELARGIEVEPLEIFRNALTSLPERDVGELLRILMKLQKNVLTRVEGATGLGAEVERDKVPDVEREKVEKVEES comes from the coding sequence ATGGCTCGCAACCTCAGTGGTTGGCACCTTCTGAACGCAGGCCCGGCGTCAACCTTGGCCCTTGACACCGCTCGCGTTTTCCGCAAATGCTTCGCACACGAAACATCCGTGGGCGCTCTATCTCCAGACACCAAGACCGAGGTCGATGCGATCGTCGAGACGATCATCTACCTCTACACCGAGTCCCGTCGGCTTACGAAGGGCATGGCGGCCCAGTTCGGCCTCACCGGCCCTCAGCTCACCGTCATCAAACTCCTCGAAGAGCTCGGTGATCTCTCACTTTCGTCGCTCTCCGAACGCATTCGAGCGCAAAACAGCACCGTCACCGGCATCATCGACCGCATGGAGCGCGAAGGGCTCGTCCGGCGCGAACGAAGCACCACCGACCGCCGCATGGTGTTCATTCGCCTCACGGACAAAGGCCGCGAGCTTGCACGCGGGATCGAAGTCGAGCCGCTCGAGATTTTCCGCAATGCGCTCACCAGTTTGCCCGAGCGCGACGTGGGCGAACTGCTGCGTATCCTCATGAAATTACAAAAGAATGTCCTCACCCGCGTCGAAGGGGCAACGGGCTTGGGGGCCGAGGTCGAGCGAGACAAAGTGCCCGACGTCGAGCGCGAAAAGGTCGAGAAGGTGGAGGAGTCATGA